A genome region from Erythrolamprus reginae isolate rEryReg1 chromosome 4, rEryReg1.hap1, whole genome shotgun sequence includes the following:
- the MID1IP1 gene encoding mid1-interacting protein 1: MMQICDSYSQKHSLFNAMNRFIGAVNNMDQTVMVPSLLRDVPLMLDELDSGGGCGEREPQLTPNGSTYCSCRDMYSHYMLLKSIRNDIEWGVLQQANEETTGRKKDKLNGSSGAMDISRGIPEDEVEEDLEKQFHYHLSGLHTVLSKLTRKANVLTNRYKQEIGVNNWGH; this comes from the coding sequence ATGATGCAGATCTGCGACTCTTACAGCCAAAAACATTCCCTCTTCAATGCAATGAATCGCTTTATTGGAGCTGTTAACAATATGGACCAAACAGTGATGGTGCCCAGTCTTCTTCGGGATGTGCCTCTCATGCTGGATGAACTGGATTCAGGGGGTGGTTGTGGAGAAAGGGAGCCCCAATTGACCCCCAATGGCAGTACCTATTGTTCTTGCAGAGATATGTATAGTCACTATATGTTGCTCAAATCCATTCGCAATGACATTGAATGGGGTGTATTGCAACAGGCAAATGAGGAAACCACTGGAAGGAAGAAGGATAAGCTGAATGGGAGCTCTGGTGCTATGGACATAAGCCGAGGAATTCCTGAAGATGAGGTGGAGGAGGATTTAGAGAAGCAATTTCATTATCACCTGAGTGGGCTTCACACTGTGCTCTCCAAACTTACCCGCAAGGCTAATGTACTTACCAACCGCTACAAGCAGGAGATTGGAGTCAACAACTGGGGGCACTGA